The Faecalibacterium prausnitzii genome includes a window with the following:
- a CDS encoding class I SAM-dependent methyltransferase, which translates to MSFFENTRKPVGFGGKIMVAMMNFGHSAMAAWGLRFLQPAPNAMVLDCGCGGGANIKTLLKLCPKGKVQGIDYSAVSVEKARKVNAGAIAAGRCNVQQASVAELPFEAEQFDVVTAFETVYFWPELAQNFREIYRVLKPGGIFFICNEANGETTKDDKWTQIINGMTIYTDTALKEYLEQAGFCQIQSHKNKKGWLCVTAQKR; encoded by the coding sequence ATGTCCTTTTTTGAAAACACCCGAAAGCCCGTAGGCTTTGGCGGGAAGATCATGGTTGCTATGATGAACTTTGGCCACAGCGCAATGGCGGCGTGGGGGCTGCGCTTTTTACAGCCTGCCCCGAATGCCATGGTGCTGGACTGCGGCTGCGGCGGCGGGGCGAACATCAAAACGCTGTTGAAGCTGTGCCCAAAAGGCAAAGTGCAGGGCATCGACTATTCGGCTGTCAGCGTAGAAAAAGCGCGTAAGGTCAATGCGGGTGCCATTGCGGCAGGACGATGCAACGTGCAGCAGGCAAGTGTGGCAGAACTGCCGTTTGAAGCGGAGCAGTTTGATGTGGTGACCGCCTTTGAAACGGTCTATTTCTGGCCGGAGCTTGCGCAGAATTTCAGAGAGATTTATCGAGTGCTGAAGCCCGGCGGAATCTTTTTCATCTGTAACGAAGCAAACGGTGAAACGACAAAAGACGACAAATGGACACAAATTATCAATGGGATGACCATCTATACGGATACTGCATTGAAAGAGTATCTGGAACAAGCAGGATTCTGTCAGATCCAAAGCCACAAAAATAAAAAGGGCTGGCTTTGCGTTACGGCGCAAAAGCGGTGA
- a CDS encoding class I SAM-dependent methyltransferase, whose translation MKYKIEKNTVQETLILPLYSRKLCTELYPNLYRDETAVHLIDQIDYDFSEAEENSRSLMQRFGALEVAMRQNDLAWEVRNYLKTHPSAAVVNLGCGLDNTGRACDNGRCKIYNLDFPDVIALRQQLLPAGEREQNIPCDLKDPAWFDKIDASGGAVLFASGVFYYFLTRQVRDLVQGMADAFPGGVLVFDAANRTAVKMIAKTWLRTAKIKDVGAYFAVSDAKSEFSPWDSRLRVSSRGYMLGYNDLKDPSVSGFFRFLAKVGDNGMKMQIVKIGFGDRQ comes from the coding sequence ATGAAATACAAAATTGAGAAAAACACTGTACAGGAGACGCTGATCCTCCCACTGTATTCCCGGAAGCTGTGCACAGAGCTGTATCCAAACCTTTATCGGGACGAAACAGCGGTGCATCTGATCGACCAGATTGACTACGACTTTTCAGAGGCAGAGGAAAACTCCCGCAGCCTGATGCAGCGCTTTGGTGCGCTGGAGGTCGCCATGCGGCAGAATGACCTTGCGTGGGAGGTACGGAATTATCTGAAAACCCATCCCAGCGCGGCGGTGGTCAATTTGGGCTGTGGGCTGGATAACACCGGCAGAGCCTGCGACAACGGCAGATGCAAGATCTACAATCTGGACTTCCCGGATGTTATCGCCTTGCGGCAGCAGCTGCTGCCCGCCGGGGAGCGGGAGCAAAACATCCCCTGCGACCTGAAAGACCCCGCATGGTTTGACAAGATTGATGCCTCCGGCGGGGCGGTGCTTTTTGCCTCCGGGGTGTTCTATTACTTCCTGACCCGGCAGGTCCGGGATCTGGTGCAGGGGATGGCAGATGCTTTTCCCGGCGGGGTGCTGGTGTTCGATGCCGCCAACCGCACGGCGGTGAAGATGATCGCCAAAACGTGGCTCAGGACGGCGAAAATCAAAGATGTGGGAGCATATTTCGCGGTTTCGGATGCGAAAAGCGAGTTTTCTCCATGGGACAGCCGTCTGCGGGTATCCAGCAGGGGCTATATGCTGGGCTACAACGATTTGAAAGACCCGTCCGTCAGCGGATTTTTCCGTTTTCTTGCAAAGGTTGGAGACAACGGAATGAAAATGCAGATCGTGAAGATCGGATTTGGAGACAGACAATGA
- a CDS encoding sigma-70 family RNA polymerase sigma factor, with amino-acid sequence MLLTLLQFFATKFLVLALHLEAGSFPKPLSAREEVETFAALRAGDPTARETLIRHNLRLVVHVAKKYYAQPSDQEDLISIGTIGLMKAVDTFDSTRKARFSTYASRCIENELRMHFRRERKSGTTVSLQETLEAGKDDTALTLSDVLQDGFCMEDSCEQQDEARRLRQLIEGLPARERKLILLRYGLAGQPPLTQLETAKLLQISRSYVSRLETHALELLREGWGGCR; translated from the coding sequence ATGCTGTTGACTCTGCTGCAATTTTTTGCCACGAAATTTCTGGTGCTGGCGCTGCATCTGGAAGCGGGGAGCTTCCCCAAGCCCCTGAGCGCGCGGGAAGAGGTCGAGACCTTTGCGGCCCTGCGGGCGGGCGACCCCACGGCGCGGGAAACGCTCATCCGGCACAATTTGCGGCTGGTGGTGCATGTGGCGAAAAAATACTACGCCCAGCCCAGCGACCAGGAAGACCTGATCTCCATCGGGACCATCGGCCTGATGAAGGCGGTGGATACCTTCGACTCTACCCGGAAGGCACGGTTCTCGACCTATGCGAGCCGCTGCATTGAAAATGAACTTCGGATGCACTTCCGGAGGGAGCGGAAAAGCGGGACCACCGTGTCGTTGCAGGAAACGCTGGAGGCGGGCAAGGACGACACGGCGCTGACCCTCTCGGACGTGCTGCAGGACGGCTTCTGCATGGAGGACAGCTGTGAGCAGCAGGACGAGGCCCGGCGGCTGCGGCAGCTCATCGAAGGGCTTCCGGCGCGGGAACGGAAGCTGATCCTGCTGCGGTATGGCCTGGCCGGTCAACCGCCGCTGACCCAGCTGGAGACCGCAAAGCTGCTGCAGATCAGCCGGAGCTATGTTTCCCGCCTGGAGACCCACGCACTGGAACTGCTGCGGGAAGGGTGGGGCGGATGCCGGTAA
- a CDS encoding TetR/AcrR family transcriptional regulator, with the protein MQEKLDALVRTQAMQLFRQQGLHFTMQQVAEPLHISKKTIYTVYPSKEALLLDMVDHAFAEIHHCKQKILAGSGTLQEKLRAVIIAMPTEYAALDLRQMKELDEKYPVVAARVRSQLENGWEPTMALLEQAVAEGVMRPVSLPVLRQMITASIESFLADRSLAESGVQYVAVLEEMISILLEGVLPR; encoded by the coding sequence ATGCAGGAAAAGCTCGATGCGCTGGTGCGCACGCAGGCCATGCAGTTATTCCGTCAACAGGGGCTGCATTTCACCATGCAGCAGGTAGCAGAGCCGCTGCACATCAGCAAAAAGACCATCTACACCGTTTACCCCTCCAAGGAGGCGCTTTTGCTGGATATGGTAGACCATGCCTTTGCGGAGATCCACCACTGCAAGCAGAAAATTCTGGCGGGCAGCGGCACTTTGCAGGAGAAGCTGCGGGCAGTCATCATTGCCATGCCGACGGAATATGCTGCGCTGGACCTGCGGCAGATGAAGGAGCTGGACGAGAAATATCCGGTGGTGGCGGCGCGGGTGCGCAGTCAATTGGAAAACGGGTGGGAACCCACCATGGCGCTGCTGGAGCAGGCTGTGGCTGAAGGGGTCATGCGTCCGGTGTCCCTGCCGGTGCTGCGGCAGATGATCACCGCGTCCATCGAGAGCTTTCTGGCAGACCGCAGTCTGGCAGAAAGCGGGGTGCAGTATGTGGCTGTACTGGAGGAAATGATCTCGATTTTACTGGAAGGAGTGCTGCCGCGATGA
- a CDS encoding toprim domain-containing protein, whose product MSERELLHTDRVLVVEGKYDAARLSHLTDALILLTDGFGIYKDKKRQQLFKALAKKNGLILFTDSDAAGFRIRTYITNLVGAEHVVQAYVPAIHGKEKRKPQPGKEGLLGVEGVDDAIVLQALKDALGAEAGAAAPRPEGRAITYADLYDWGLSGTPGSAERKYALLNALGLPPRLSKKELVEALNRLYRFEELDAFQAAFFASV is encoded by the coding sequence ATGAGCGAACGAGAACTTCTCCACACCGACCGGGTGCTGGTGGTGGAAGGCAAATACGATGCGGCTCGCCTTTCCCACCTGACGGACGCGCTGATCCTTCTGACCGACGGATTCGGCATTTATAAGGATAAAAAGCGCCAGCAGCTGTTCAAGGCGCTGGCAAAGAAAAACGGACTCATCCTGTTCACGGATTCGGACGCCGCCGGGTTCCGCATCCGCACCTACATCACCAATCTGGTGGGGGCCGAACACGTGGTGCAGGCCTACGTGCCCGCCATCCACGGCAAGGAAAAGCGGAAGCCGCAGCCCGGCAAAGAGGGTCTGCTCGGCGTGGAGGGCGTGGACGACGCCATCGTGCTGCAGGCGCTTAAGGATGCCCTCGGTGCCGAGGCTGGCGCAGCTGCCCCCCGCCCGGAGGGCCGGGCCATCACCTATGCCGACCTCTACGACTGGGGGCTCTCCGGCACACCGGGCAGCGCCGAGCGGAAATATGCGCTGCTCAACGCCCTGGGCCTGCCGCCCCGCCTCTCGAAAAAGGAACTGGTGGAGGCGCTGAACCGCCTGTACCGGTTCGAGGAACTGGATGCGTTCCAGGCGGCGTTTTTTGCTTCGGTGTGA
- a CDS encoding argininosuccinate synthase domain-containing protein — protein MIDKPTTPGGTILYKAHDVLETLTLDKLTAHKKRELAITFGELVYDGQWFSPLRKALSAFVTATQEHVTGKVRLELYKGNLINAGVWSPYSLYREDIATFAAGGDYKQSDATGFISIYGLPTKVQAIVNSEKEGE, from the coding sequence ATCATTGACAAACCTACAACCCCCGGCGGCACCATCCTGTACAAAGCCCACGACGTGCTGGAAACTCTGACGCTGGACAAGCTCACCGCCCACAAGAAGCGTGAGCTGGCCATCACCTTTGGCGAACTGGTGTATGATGGCCAGTGGTTCAGCCCGCTGCGCAAAGCTCTGAGTGCCTTTGTCACCGCCACACAGGAGCATGTCACCGGCAAGGTGCGTCTGGAACTGTACAAGGGCAACCTCATCAATGCAGGGGTCTGGTCGCCGTACTCTCTGTATCGTGAGGACATCGCTACCTTTGCCGCAGGCGGCGACTACAAGCAGAGCGATGCCACCGGTTTCATCAGCATCTATGGTCTGCCCACCAAGGTGCAGGCTATCGTAAACAGCGAAAAAGAAGGGGAATGA
- a CDS encoding alpha/beta fold hydrolase has protein sequence MKFLYLHGLGQKPDSWDRVIKETKVSDSSVCLSLAEMLEDKAATYGELYAAFSGECDKEHDEIVLCGLSLGAVLALNYAIDHPDNVKALVLIAAQYKMPKKLLKFQNMLFRLMPNATFKQFGLKKADVISLCGTMAELDFKDSLCKVSCPALIVCGEKDNANKKASKELASYLSDSHFHELLKAGHEANIESPEELATVLQEFYDNVE, from the coding sequence ATGAAGTTTTTATACTTGCATGGGTTGGGACAAAAACCAGACAGTTGGGACAGAGTAATAAAAGAAACGAAGGTCTCAGACAGCAGCGTCTGCTTGAGTTTGGCAGAGATGCTGGAGGACAAAGCGGCCACTTATGGGGAACTGTATGCTGCATTTTCAGGAGAGTGTGATAAGGAACATGATGAAATCGTCTTGTGCGGGCTTTCCTTGGGTGCTGTTCTAGCACTTAATTATGCGATAGACCATCCGGATAATGTAAAGGCGCTTGTGTTAATTGCGGCACAATACAAAATGCCTAAAAAATTATTGAAATTCCAGAATATGCTGTTCCGCTTGATGCCAAATGCAACGTTCAAGCAATTTGGCCTCAAAAAAGCTGATGTGATCAGCTTGTGCGGCACGATGGCAGAATTGGATTTCAAAGATTCATTATGTAAGGTGTCCTGTCCGGCATTGATCGTTTGTGGGGAAAAGGACAACGCAAACAAAAAAGCCTCAAAGGAACTTGCCAGTTATTTGAGCGATTCCCACTTCCATGAACTTCTGAAAGCAGGTCATGAAGCAAATATAGAATCTCCGGAGGAATTGGCAACAGTGTTACAGGAATTTTATGATAATGTCGAATAA
- a CDS encoding ClbS/DfsB family four-helix bundle protein translates to MRTYNNKEELKAEINKAFEKYISEFDDIPEALKDKRVEEVDRTPAENLAYQVGWTTLVLKWETDERNGLPVKTPSEDFKWNQLGGLYQWFTDTYAPLSLQELKARLKENMDRLNAMIDAMSEEELFQPHKRKWADDATKTAVWEVYKFIHVNTVAPFGTFRTKIRKWKKLAL, encoded by the coding sequence TTGAGAACATACAACAACAAGGAAGAGCTCAAGGCTGAGATCAATAAAGCATTCGAGAAGTATATTTCAGAGTTTGATGACATCCCCGAAGCCTTAAAGGATAAACGGGTCGAGGAGGTGGACCGGACACCGGCAGAAAACCTTGCGTATCAGGTGGGCTGGACGACACTGGTTTTGAAATGGGAAACGGATGAACGAAACGGTCTACCGGTAAAAACGCCGTCGGAGGACTTCAAATGGAATCAACTGGGCGGATTGTATCAGTGGTTCACGGATACTTATGCACCGTTATCCCTGCAGGAGCTGAAAGCCCGATTGAAGGAGAATATGGATCGGCTCAATGCAATGATCGATGCCATGAGCGAGGAGGAGCTGTTCCAGCCGCATAAGAGAAAATGGGCGGATGATGCCACGAAAACAGCGGTGTGGGAGGTGTACAAGTTCATTCACGTCAACACGGTCGCTCCCTTCGGGACCTTTCGGACTAAGATCCGGAAATGGAAAAAGCTTGCGCTGTGA
- a CDS encoding glycoside hydrolase family 2 protein yields MKHSFCEDWEFTRHWTEAFGKGLPVPKQQAVRLPHTCREVPLHYASPADYEMVCGYRKRFRVPPVQAAPRLFLRFDGAAHQAVVRVNGRVAGQHRGGYTGFTVEITDLVDREGENLLTVQLDTREDPAIPPFGFVIDYLTYGGLYREVWLEATAESRLTDLFVYTPTLREAVVQWTAELAPAAVAVRIRLETADGTLLAEQTAQAAETGKMQLSVPDAQPWDTEHPVLHHAVAELLNAAGQPIDRKQVTFGFRTAEFRADGFYLNGKKTFLRGLNRHQSYPYIGYAAPESLQREDARILREELHCTAVRTSHYPQSPYFLDECDRRGLLVFTELPGWQHIGDDNWKDAACEMLREMLLQNRSHPSIILWGVRINESVDDDAFYTRTNQIAHQLDPSRATSGVRYLEKSHLLEDVYAYNDFSHNGVTPGAKPKKDVTPDMGKALLISECNGHMYPTKAFDDGPHRQEHALRHVRVQNAAYASGEHAGCFGWCMFDYQTHKDFGSGDRICYHGVLDSFRNPKLAAAVYASQGDADPVLAVSSSMDIGDNPAGQLGTAYVFSNAQQVKLYKNDVFVTALRRSEWTALPHPPFVMDDPIGELLETQEHFSPSKAAAVRDCLLAAGKYGLAGLPLAYKVKFGWCMLHYKMTFEDGVALYGRYVGNWGGEATRWRFDAVQDGNVVRSVTLCPSAKLHLEVKVSRTALREKNTYDMAAVRVRILDENGTPAPYAQFPVQFAVEGSAALVGPQTAVAEGGMTGTYLRTVGTAGEALLTVSAPQTQPVVLRFTIEKEDAVWN; encoded by the coding sequence ATGAAACACAGTTTTTGCGAGGATTGGGAGTTTACACGACACTGGACAGAAGCCTTTGGCAAGGGGCTGCCTGTACCAAAACAACAAGCCGTTCGCTTGCCCCATACCTGCCGGGAGGTGCCGCTGCACTATGCCTCGCCTGCCGATTACGAGATGGTCTGCGGCTACCGCAAACGGTTCCGGGTGCCGCCGGTACAGGCTGCGCCCCGGCTGTTCCTCCGCTTTGACGGAGCCGCCCATCAGGCGGTGGTGCGGGTCAACGGCAGGGTTGCCGGGCAGCACCGGGGCGGCTATACCGGCTTTACGGTGGAGATCACCGACCTTGTGGACCGGGAGGGTGAAAATCTGTTGACCGTGCAATTGGATACCCGTGAAGACCCGGCCATTCCACCCTTTGGCTTTGTCATCGACTACCTGACCTACGGCGGGCTGTACCGGGAGGTCTGGCTGGAAGCTACGGCAGAGAGCCGCCTGACCGATCTGTTCGTCTACACGCCCACCCTGCGAGAGGCTGTGGTGCAGTGGACGGCAGAGCTTGCGCCCGCAGCCGTAGCGGTCCGCATCCGGCTGGAGACCGCAGACGGCACCCTGCTGGCAGAGCAGACCGCACAGGCGGCAGAAACCGGGAAGATGCAGCTTTCCGTCCCGGACGCACAGCCGTGGGATACCGAGCACCCAGTACTACATCATGCCGTGGCAGAGCTTTTGAACGCAGCCGGACAGCCCATCGACCGAAAACAGGTGACGTTTGGCTTCCGCACCGCAGAGTTCCGGGCGGATGGCTTTTACCTCAACGGAAAAAAGACCTTCCTGCGGGGGTTGAACCGACACCAGAGCTACCCCTACATCGGCTACGCCGCACCGGAAAGCCTACAGCGGGAGGATGCCCGCATTTTGCGGGAGGAACTGCACTGCACCGCCGTGCGCACCAGCCACTACCCCCAAAGTCCGTATTTTCTGGATGAGTGCGACCGGCGGGGTCTGCTGGTATTCACCGAGCTGCCGGGCTGGCAGCACATCGGGGATGACAACTGGAAGGACGCCGCCTGCGAGATGCTGCGAGAGATGCTCCTGCAAAACCGCAGCCACCCCAGCATCATCCTGTGGGGCGTACGCATCAACGAAAGCGTGGACGACGATGCCTTCTACACCCGCACCAATCAAATTGCCCATCAGCTGGACCCAAGCCGCGCCACCTCCGGCGTGCGGTATCTGGAAAAGAGCCATCTGCTGGAGGATGTCTATGCCTACAACGATTTTTCCCACAACGGCGTAACGCCCGGCGCAAAGCCCAAAAAGGACGTGACCCCGGATATGGGCAAGGCGCTGCTCATCTCGGAGTGCAACGGTCACATGTACCCCACAAAAGCCTTTGACGATGGTCCCCACCGGCAGGAGCACGCCCTGCGGCATGTCCGGGTGCAGAACGCCGCCTATGCCAGCGGGGAACACGCCGGGTGCTTCGGCTGGTGTATGTTCGACTACCAGACCCATAAGGATTTCGGCTCCGGCGACCGCATCTGCTACCACGGGGTGCTGGACAGCTTCCGCAACCCCAAATTGGCGGCAGCAGTCTATGCCAGTCAGGGTGACGCTGACCCGGTGCTGGCGGTCAGCTCCTCCATGGACATCGGCGATAACCCCGCCGGACAGCTGGGCACAGCCTATGTTTTCAGCAATGCCCAGCAGGTAAAGCTATACAAAAACGATGTGTTCGTCACCGCCCTGCGCCGCAGCGAGTGGACAGCCCTACCGCATCCGCCCTTTGTGATGGACGATCCCATTGGCGAGCTGCTGGAAACGCAGGAGCATTTTTCGCCGTCCAAAGCGGCCGCTGTGCGGGACTGCCTGCTGGCTGCCGGGAAATACGGCTTGGCGGGGCTGCCGCTTGCCTACAAGGTTAAATTCGGCTGGTGTATGCTGCACTACAAAATGACCTTTGAGGATGGCGTAGCCCTCTACGGCAGGTACGTCGGCAACTGGGGCGGCGAGGCTACCCGCTGGCGGTTCGATGCTGTACAGGACGGCAATGTGGTGCGCAGCGTGACCCTTTGCCCCAGTGCAAAGCTGCACTTGGAAGTTAAGGTCAGCCGGACGGCTCTTCGGGAAAAAAACACTTACGATATGGCGGCTGTCCGGGTGCGCATTCTGGACGAGAACGGCACCCCAGCCCCCTATGCACAGTTCCCGGTGCAGTTTGCGGTGGAGGGCAGCGCCGCCCTTGTGGGTCCACAGACCGCCGTTGCCGAGGGCGGCATGACCGGAACCTATCTGCGCACCGTGGGCACTGCCGGAGAAGCCCTGCTGACTGTTTCTGCACCGCAGACCCAGCCCGTTGTGCTGCGGTTTACCATTGAAAAGGAGGACGCTGTATGGAACTGA
- a CDS encoding isochorismatase family protein, whose product MVLLVVDAQNGIVDERLYEFRKFVGNIKKLIGAAREQGIEVIYVQHDDGPDTGFSIGDDEFEVYSEFQPMPDEKRFIKSVCSAFKKESGLLEYLTAKEEKDVMICGIMTDFCINATVEAGFEHGLHMIVPAYANSTQDNEYMTREQAYHYYNEFLWPERYADCVPMDRALELLKK is encoded by the coding sequence ATGGTTTTATTGGTTGTAGATGCACAGAATGGTATCGTGGATGAACGCTTATATGAGTTCAGAAAGTTTGTTGGTAATATCAAAAAGCTGATTGGAGCAGCTCGAGAACAAGGCATAGAAGTTATTTATGTACAGCATGATGATGGACCTGATACCGGATTCTCTATCGGGGATGATGAGTTTGAGGTTTATTCCGAGTTTCAACCGATGCCTGATGAAAAACGGTTTATCAAGTCCGTATGCAGTGCGTTCAAAAAAGAGAGTGGTCTGCTTGAGTATCTGACTGCAAAGGAAGAAAAAGACGTGATGATTTGTGGCATTATGACTGATTTCTGTATCAATGCCACGGTAGAGGCTGGTTTTGAGCATGGCTTACACATGATTGTTCCTGCCTATGCAAATTCTACGCAGGACAATGAGTACATGACTAGGGAACAGGCTTACCATTACTATAATGAATTTCTCTGGCCTGAACGATATGCAGACTGCGTACCAATGGACAGGGCATTGGAATTACTCAAAAAATGA
- a CDS encoding ZIP family metal transporter, with protein sequence MIQDAFWGILIPFLGTSLGAGCVFFLKKSLSDGIQRALTGFAAGVMVAASVWSLLIPAMEQAADLGRLAFFPAAVGFWLGILFLLLLDHLIPHLHQNSLQAEGPKSQLQRTTMMVLAVTLHNIPEGMAVGVVYAGYLAGTAQITAAGALALSLGIAIQNFPEGAIISMPLRAEGMKKGRAFWGGVLSGIVEPIGAVLTILAAGIVVPALPYLLSFAAGAMLYVVVEELIPEMSQGQHSNVGTVFFAVGFSVMMVLDVALG encoded by the coding sequence ATGATACAAGACGCATTCTGGGGGATTTTGATCCCCTTTCTGGGCACAAGCCTTGGGGCAGGCTGTGTATTCTTTTTGAAAAAGTCCCTGAGCGACGGCATCCAGCGCGCCCTCACCGGCTTTGCCGCCGGAGTGATGGTGGCGGCATCGGTATGGAGCTTGCTGATCCCGGCTATGGAGCAGGCTGCGGATCTGGGCAGGCTGGCATTTTTCCCGGCGGCGGTGGGTTTCTGGCTGGGCATCCTGTTTTTGCTGCTGCTGGATCATCTCATCCCGCATCTGCACCAGAACAGCTTGCAGGCCGAAGGGCCAAAAAGCCAGCTCCAGCGCACCACCATGATGGTTCTGGCGGTGACGCTGCACAACATCCCGGAGGGCATGGCAGTGGGCGTGGTCTACGCCGGGTATCTTGCCGGAACGGCTCAGATCACTGCCGCCGGGGCGCTGGCACTTTCCCTTGGCATTGCCATCCAGAACTTCCCGGAGGGTGCCATCATCTCCATGCCCCTGCGGGCGGAAGGAATGAAAAAAGGCCGGGCGTTCTGGGGCGGCGTGCTGTCCGGTATCGTAGAGCCCATCGGGGCAGTGCTGACGATTCTGGCGGCAGGCATCGTGGTGCCCGCATTGCCCTATCTGCTCAGCTTTGCCGCCGGAGCCATGCTGTATGTTGTGGTGGAGGAACTGATCCCGGAAATGTCGCAGGGGCAGCACTCCAACGTTGGCACCGTGTTTTTTGCGGTAGGCTTCAGCGTGATGATGGTGCTGGATGTGGCACTGGGGTGA
- a CDS encoding methyltransferase family protein has product MIIKIVTISLMAVFYICYFAKLISQKKQGIKTDQLGKGKEGFVKFIEVALKIITYLLPVIQIISIVFYSGTAHIVLQFTGVVITMFGVLAFIVSVTQMKENWRAGVQKEEKTNLVTTGIYSISRNPAFLGFDLMYIGILFSFFNWFLCFATGFAVVFFHLQIVNVEEDFLIEAFGNEYLQYKSKVCRYLGRKR; this is encoded by the coding sequence ATGATAATAAAAATTGTTACAATTTCACTGATGGCAGTGTTCTACATCTGCTATTTTGCAAAGCTGATTAGTCAGAAAAAGCAAGGCATAAAGACAGACCAATTAGGAAAAGGAAAAGAGGGATTTGTCAAATTTATAGAAGTAGCTCTTAAAATAATCACATATTTGCTTCCTGTAATACAGATTATCAGTATTGTGTTTTATTCGGGAACAGCACATATTGTGTTACAATTTACAGGAGTTGTAATAACAATGTTCGGTGTACTTGCTTTTATTGTTTCTGTTACACAGATGAAGGAGAATTGGAGAGCAGGTGTGCAAAAAGAAGAAAAGACCAATTTGGTAACAACGGGAATCTATTCTATTAGCAGAAATCCTGCATTTTTGGGTTTTGATTTAATGTATATAGGAATATTGTTTTCGTTCTTTAATTGGTTCCTTTGCTTTGCAACAGGTTTTGCAGTGGTATTTTTTCATTTACAGATAGTCAATGTAGAGGAAGATTTTTTGATAGAAGCATTCGGAAATGAGTACCTGCAATACAAATCAAAAGTATGCCGATATTTAGGAAGAAAAAGATAA
- a CDS encoding C-GCAxxG-C-C family protein: protein MNIEERAAQAAAWKATGQCNCAQAVMKAFEDKLPVDADTLMKLGAGYAAGMGCMESTCGALIGAVMVAGIVTDGKGTPRISKELLQNFQEKCGATICKDLKGMENGAPLCPCPECVRNAVLALGEVLGE from the coding sequence ATGAACATCGAAGAACGGGCGGCACAGGCTGCTGCATGGAAAGCTACTGGACAGTGCAACTGTGCACAGGCGGTGATGAAGGCGTTTGAGGATAAGCTGCCGGTGGATGCCGACACCCTGATGAAGCTGGGCGCAGGCTATGCCGCCGGCATGGGCTGCATGGAGAGCACCTGCGGCGCACTGATTGGCGCTGTGATGGTGGCGGGCATCGTCACCGACGGCAAGGGCACACCCCGCATTTCCAAGGAACTGCTGCAAAATTTTCAGGAAAAGTGCGGTGCTACCATCTGCAAGGATCTGAAGGGGATGGAGAACGGCGCACCGCTGTGCCCGTGCCCGGAGTGCGTCCGCAACGCTGTTCTGGCACTGGGCGAGGTGCTGGGAGAGTAA
- a CDS encoding GNAT family N-acetyltransferase produces MKYAGMDKEKKPYIFVGLVCVREQYQGQGYMRKVLDLAFAEGDRLGVPVILETDAKSKCDKYVHLGMKLAGTHDLGTYGKLYDLIKYPEPTKANGIV; encoded by the coding sequence ATGAAATACGCAGGGATGGACAAGGAAAAGAAACCCTATATTTTCGTTGGGCTTGTCTGTGTGCGGGAGCAGTATCAGGGACAGGGCTATATGCGAAAGGTGCTGGACCTTGCCTTTGCCGAGGGCGACCGGCTGGGCGTGCCGGTGATCCTGGAAACAGATGCAAAAAGCAAGTGCGACAAATATGTGCATCTGGGTATGAAACTTGCCGGAACACACGATCTTGGCACATATGGCAAGCTGTATGATCTGATTAAGTACCCGGAGCCGACCAAAGCAAACGGAATAGTGTGA
- a CDS encoding low molecular weight protein-tyrosine-phosphatase, with protein MIKVLFICHGNICRSPMAEFVMKDLVEKAGLSGQFEIASAATSTEEIGNLVYPPARRKLAEHGISCDGKTARQMTRRDYESYDYLIAMDHNNLRNMTCFVGSDPDHKVSLLMDHTRRPGDVADPWYTGDFEATWQDVLEGCTALLEELR; from the coding sequence ATGATAAAAGTGCTTTTTATCTGCCACGGCAATATCTGCCGCAGCCCCATGGCGGAATTTGTGATGAAGGACTTAGTGGAAAAGGCGGGGCTTTCCGGGCAGTTTGAAATTGCCTCGGCAGCCACCAGCACCGAGGAGATCGGCAACCTGGTCTATCCGCCTGCCCGGCGCAAGCTGGCAGAGCACGGCATTTCCTGTGATGGCAAAACCGCCCGGCAGATGACCCGGCGGGACTATGAGAGCTACGACTATCTCATTGCCATGGACCACAACAACCTGCGGAACATGACCTGCTTTGTGGGCAGCGACCCCGATCACAAGGTGTCGCTGCTGATGGACCACACCCGCCGCCCCGGCGATGTGGCAGACCCGTGGTACACCGGGGATTTTGAAGCCACCTGGCAGGATGTGCTGGAGGGCTGCACCGCCCTGCTGGAAGAACTGCGATAA